In Anaerobacillus alkaliphilus, one genomic interval encodes:
- a CDS encoding GGDEF domain-containing protein, whose protein sequence is MRRVIVQAYQSDHALEMVFSSLRWFFLILSVIVFLINYIDNPVELHLILFSALVVFGCIYMGLSDFCLYKAPESSKAYLIMTKGGPFFDFVSFFALIALTGGIYSPLTPIAYLIILHVSVYWRLVGAMTFSLLFMLGFTILFMVQGYFIMSFDYITYLTQLVFLLLVGLLGGIVVSRERYHFSEKNTFENLANKDHLTNLDNHRSFQEQLRVTKDKDTPFYLVFADIDGFKKINDQYGHVVGDIVLKKVAKVLRINIPEDIGSVFRYGGEEFAILIYTDEQRYVEELLANLKEKISEEVHYCNEGKFTVTMSFGCKRNSNEEEPIKLIDEADKLLYQAKRQGKNRVVYELLDLIKS, encoded by the coding sequence ATGAGAAGAGTTATAGTTCAAGCATATCAATCAGATCACGCTCTCGAGATGGTGTTCTCTTCTTTGCGGTGGTTTTTTCTAATCTTATCTGTTATTGTTTTTTTAATTAATTATATAGATAACCCAGTTGAGTTACACTTAATCTTATTCTCAGCCTTGGTAGTATTCGGATGTATCTATATGGGACTGTCGGATTTTTGCCTTTATAAAGCACCTGAAAGTTCAAAAGCATACTTAATTATGACTAAAGGTGGTCCTTTTTTTGATTTTGTATCATTTTTTGCATTAATAGCACTAACGGGTGGAATTTATAGTCCACTAACCCCAATCGCTTACCTCATTATTCTACATGTTTCAGTTTATTGGAGACTTGTTGGGGCGATGACATTCTCTCTACTATTTATGTTAGGTTTTACAATTTTATTTATGGTTCAAGGATATTTCATTATGTCATTTGACTATATAACGTATCTTACACAACTTGTATTCTTACTCCTTGTCGGATTATTAGGAGGTATCGTTGTATCTAGGGAAAGATACCATTTTTCTGAAAAGAATACATTTGAGAATTTAGCCAACAAAGATCACCTCACTAATTTAGATAACCACCGTTCATTTCAAGAGCAGTTGCGAGTCACTAAAGACAAAGATACGCCTTTCTACCTCGTTTTTGCTGATATTGATGGATTTAAGAAAATAAACGACCAATATGGGCATGTAGTAGGCGACATTGTTCTAAAAAAAGTTGCAAAGGTTCTTCGAATAAATATTCCCGAAGACATTGGAAGTGTTTTTCGCTATGGTGGTGAGGAATTTGCCATTCTTATATACACTGATGAGCAAAGATATGTAGAGGAATTACTTGCTAATTTAAAAGAAAAAATATCAGAGGAAGTCCATTATTGCAATGAAGGAAAATTCACAGTAACCATGAGCTTTGGCTGTAAAAGGAATTCTAATGAGGAAGAACCGATTAAATTAATAGATGAGGCAGATAAACTATTATATCAAGCAAAGCGGCAAGGGAAAAATAGGGTTGTCTACGAGCTTCTAGATTTAATAAAAAGCTAG
- the lepB gene encoding signal peptidase I, with translation MQYATNLEIETIPVGKQNEEKKRDNKKEIIGWVKFIFFLMLAVFAIKTTIGFTLIVGDSMQPSLKDGSFLLVNKLSATIGEPNYGDVVVLEEGGYDVIKRVIGVPGDTVSISDGIVYVNEIPLPELHTIGDANDMAAVTVGLGHIFVMGDNRTPGESLDSRDPNMGPVPITNIKGYASVSLFPFYKIAKPLQL, from the coding sequence GTGCAGTACGCAACTAATTTAGAAATCGAAACTATTCCTGTTGGTAAGCAAAACGAAGAAAAAAAGAGAGATAATAAGAAAGAAATTATCGGCTGGGTTAAGTTTATTTTTTTCTTAATGCTTGCCGTATTTGCCATAAAAACTACCATTGGATTTACATTGATAGTTGGCGATTCTATGCAGCCGTCCTTGAAAGACGGAAGCTTTCTTTTAGTAAACAAACTCTCAGCGACTATCGGGGAGCCTAATTACGGAGATGTCGTTGTTCTTGAAGAAGGAGGTTATGATGTTATCAAACGAGTAATCGGTGTACCTGGAGATACTGTATCTATATCAGATGGGATAGTGTATGTAAATGAAATACCATTACCCGAGCTGCATACAATAGGTGATGCAAATGATATGGCAGCTGTTACAGTTGGCCTTGGACATATCTTTGTTATGGGAGACAACCGAACTCCTGGTGAGAGTTTAGATAGTCGTGATCCAAACATGGGCCCAGTGCCGATTACCAATATAAAAGGGTATGCTTCTGTATCTTTATTCCCATTTTACAAAATAGCAAAACCGTTGCAACTATAA
- a CDS encoding DUF6944 family repetitive protein has protein sequence MENYEELISAVGLSDREKILIGTWLDAIGTIISAIGETRELLGLNDINKLLVAIGDGLQGAGPFLIGTAREDEPLAFAGNWIDGAGGATASLGAYREFIGLGEEKDNLRIEFLGYILQSKGASLSAVADYLAGEEQLAVGNAIQSLGAGLEAIGAVLLIKDREREGVPITTLGAILQAIGANYNAIIITRDYLEET, from the coding sequence TTGGAAAATTATGAGGAGTTAATCTCAGCAGTAGGACTGTCAGACCGTGAGAAGATACTAATAGGTACCTGGTTAGATGCGATTGGTACAATTATCTCTGCAATAGGTGAAACAAGGGAGTTACTAGGTTTAAATGACATAAATAAGCTACTTGTTGCCATTGGTGATGGTTTACAAGGGGCCGGTCCGTTTCTAATTGGTACAGCGAGAGAAGATGAGCCTCTAGCGTTTGCTGGTAACTGGATTGATGGTGCTGGGGGGGCTACAGCGTCATTAGGTGCATATAGGGAATTCATTGGTCTTGGGGAAGAAAAAGATAACCTTCGGATCGAATTTTTGGGGTATATATTACAATCGAAGGGTGCATCGTTAAGCGCAGTTGCTGACTATTTAGCTGGTGAAGAACAACTCGCCGTAGGTAATGCTATACAAAGTTTAGGAGCAGGCTTAGAAGCAATCGGAGCTGTTTTGCTAATAAAAGATAGGGAAAGGGAAGGTGTCCCTATTACAACCTTGGGAGCAATCTTACAAGCTATTGGCGCAAATTATAATGCAATAATCATAACTAGAGATTATTTAGAGGAAACGTAA
- a CDS encoding HD-GYP domain-containing protein, with protein MKNHIGTLSIVIVGVLVSLEFILGLLNSFIIDISLLSIVIGFLISLMVIVTCYLLLKVVISKKGNLDIAALLCLLLLFYFALYDPFHNSSLGFGFLFYPIIISLFGNRTLFFRWSTIYLVSTVILVFYLYSLSTDLVSVASVLLYGLGSILLGSLMFESNKIYNESRKNLDKKKNQHHVLNLLHSFVPVIERKTQINRNEIVIMSNLIKRVMDNFPNERVDEAEAYLISLLHFVSRIKCPDYIFDKDGRLTTYEFNLVQEHCMFGKDILGDIEEFEKVKIAFLHHHEKINGKGYPHRLREGDIPIFSQVLGIVEAYLAMTNPRAYREDALTPALAISEILKEKIYDSCVVEALTLVLRLNETEKQISISSDRNANSA; from the coding sequence ATGAAAAACCATATTGGCACACTATCTATCGTAATTGTTGGGGTTTTAGTTTCCTTGGAATTTATATTGGGGCTACTTAACAGTTTCATCATTGATATTAGTTTATTATCAATTGTCATTGGCTTCTTAATAAGTCTAATGGTTATAGTCACCTGCTATCTATTGCTTAAGGTCGTAATAAGTAAGAAGGGGAATTTAGATATAGCAGCCCTCCTGTGCTTACTTTTACTATTTTACTTCGCGCTCTATGATCCATTTCATAATTCCTCTTTAGGATTTGGATTTTTGTTTTACCCAATTATTATCAGTTTGTTTGGTAATAGAACACTATTCTTTAGGTGGAGCACTATCTATCTGGTGTCTACCGTAATTTTGGTGTTTTACTTGTACTCTCTAAGTACAGATTTAGTTAGTGTAGCAAGTGTATTATTATATGGTTTAGGAAGCATTCTTCTAGGCAGTCTTATGTTCGAATCGAATAAAATCTATAATGAAAGCCGAAAAAATTTAGATAAGAAGAAAAACCAACATCATGTATTGAATTTACTACATTCTTTCGTTCCGGTCATTGAAAGAAAGACACAAATTAACCGTAATGAAATTGTTATTATGAGTAATTTGATTAAAAGGGTAATGGATAATTTCCCTAATGAGAGAGTTGACGAAGCTGAAGCTTACTTAATATCATTGCTACACTTCGTCAGTAGAATTAAATGTCCAGACTATATCTTTGACAAAGATGGAAGACTAACTACCTACGAATTTAATCTAGTTCAGGAACATTGTATGTTTGGTAAAGATATTTTAGGAGATATAGAAGAATTCGAGAAGGTGAAAATAGCATTTCTACACCATCATGAAAAAATAAATGGAAAAGGTTATCCTCATAGATTAAGAGAGGGTGATATACCTATATTTTCACAGGTACTCGGGATTGTCGAAGCTTACCTAGCTATGACTAATCCGAGGGCATATCGCGAAGATGCATTAACTCCAGCCTTAGCTATTTCTGAAATTTTAAAGGAAAAGATCTATGACAGTTGTGTGGTCGAAGCTCTCACCTTAGTACTTAGGCTGAATGAAACGGAAAAACAAATTAGTATAAGTAGTGATCGTAATGCAAACTCTGCCTGA
- a CDS encoding sensor histidine kinase — MITFFLIVKTGQIESPFIIYLLATLGLLYFLFRGLQYYLFSLVYVLACIKLPVGFVPRLELPYTVPFKVGLLALSFFSLTFVGNYLFKSFKFWYFHLLLINRSVAKLDSIFDLGVVTLRLEKLLQRVFQSRKVCICWFNDITENREWEKSLFINELLKKDFHKKEKRKEVLLTNHIGQQDLFYFFPINQLGKTNQGFILVEKSVHWYELIYLNISSNFLISQKKKIALKNEITNSLKEEVRKKLAQDLHDGVAQQLFFLSTKVFQLKQVTSFTESVQLNELINQMETQIQQSNREVREHIRFLMEGKENHNIFDAIENLINKRKQGTSLNVSFTKKGRVIEESLEINETLYRIAEEAINNILKHANAKNVNVVLEVTPIQWTLKIVDDGIGICETTEKKSSLGLNGMRERVKNVYGQVMLRSKQNQGTEVIAIIPRIGVEEIG; from the coding sequence ATGATTACCTTTTTCTTAATTGTAAAAACTGGCCAAATAGAAAGCCCATTTATTATTTATTTATTAGCAACCTTAGGATTACTATATTTCTTATTCCGCGGATTGCAGTATTACTTATTTTCTCTAGTTTATGTTTTAGCTTGTATCAAGTTACCAGTGGGTTTTGTTCCACGGTTAGAACTACCTTATACTGTCCCTTTTAAAGTTGGGTTACTGGCACTATCATTCTTTTCACTAACGTTCGTTGGTAATTACTTATTTAAAAGTTTTAAATTTTGGTATTTTCATCTTTTATTAATCAATCGCTCAGTCGCCAAGTTAGACAGTATTTTTGACTTGGGTGTTGTAACATTACGTTTGGAGAAGTTATTACAACGAGTTTTTCAATCAAGAAAAGTCTGTATATGTTGGTTTAACGACATTACTGAAAACAGAGAATGGGAGAAAAGTTTATTTATTAACGAACTGCTGAAAAAGGATTTCCATAAAAAGGAGAAAAGAAAAGAAGTTTTATTAACGAACCATATTGGTCAACAAGATTTGTTTTACTTTTTTCCTATTAACCAGCTAGGAAAGACTAATCAAGGATTTATTTTGGTAGAGAAAAGTGTACATTGGTATGAGCTTATTTATTTGAATATTTCGTCAAATTTCTTGATTAGCCAAAAAAAGAAAATTGCCTTAAAAAACGAAATCACAAACTCACTTAAAGAAGAAGTCCGAAAAAAATTAGCTCAAGATCTTCATGATGGTGTAGCGCAACAACTTTTCTTTCTTTCTACCAAAGTTTTTCAACTAAAACAAGTGACTTCCTTTACAGAGTCAGTTCAATTAAATGAACTAATAAACCAAATGGAAACACAAATCCAACAGAGCAATCGCGAAGTTAGGGAACATATTCGATTTTTAATGGAGGGAAAAGAAAATCATAATATTTTTGATGCAATCGAAAATTTAATTAATAAAAGGAAACAAGGGACAAGCCTTAACGTAAGTTTCACTAAAAAAGGTAGAGTAATAGAAGAGTCACTTGAGATAAATGAAACATTATATCGAATTGCAGAAGAGGCAATCAATAATATTTTAAAACATGCAAATGCGAAAAACGTAAATGTTGTTTTAGAGGTTACTCCCATCCAATGGACCTTGAAAATCGTAGATGATGGAATTGGTATTTGTGAAACAACTGAAAAAAAATCAAGTCTTGGTTTGAATGGAATGAGAGAAAGAGTGAAAAACGTCTATGGACAAGTTATGCTTCGTTCAAAACAAAATCAAGGAACTGAAGTTATTGCAATAATTCCGAGAATAGGAGTTGAGGAGATTGGTTAA
- a CDS encoding glutamine--tRNA ligase/YqeY domain fusion protein has translation MENKTSSSNFIKHIVVEDLKAGKYDEIVTRFPPEPNGYLHIGHAKSIVLNFELADEFKGRTNLRFDDTNPVKEDVEFVESIKEDVKWLGFDWDGLFFASDYFDTMYEKAVLLIKKGLAYVEDMSQEEIRAYRGTLTEPGKESPSRSRSVEENLDLFERMKNREFQNGEKVLRAKIDMASPNINLRDPVIYRISHATHHNTGDKWCIYPMYTFAHPLEDAIEGVTHSICTLEFEDQRPFYDWVVEQCEMDATPRQYEFARLNLTNTVMSKRKLKMFVDENIVDGWDDPRMPTISGLRRKGYTPEAIRNFCREIGVSRAFSTVDEQMLEHFIREDLKLKAPRTMAVLEPLKVVITNYPEGEVEWLDAEINPENEEMGTRKIPFSREIYIEQDDFMEDPPSKYFRLFPGNEVRLKHAYFIKCEEVVKDESGNVVELRCTYDPETKSGTGFTGRKVKGTLHWVEATHAKAAEFRLYEPLILDDAGDEGEDKNFLEKVNPKSVEVLSGFVEENMAEAKGHDKYQFFRHGYFNVDPKLSTNENLVFNRIVSLKSSFKL, from the coding sequence ATGGAGAATAAAACGAGCAGTTCAAACTTTATTAAACATATTGTTGTCGAAGACTTAAAAGCTGGAAAGTACGATGAAATTGTCACCCGCTTTCCACCAGAACCGAACGGATACTTACATATTGGACATGCAAAGTCGATTGTACTTAATTTTGAATTAGCAGATGAGTTTAAAGGGAGAACAAACCTACGTTTTGACGACACAAATCCGGTGAAGGAAGATGTAGAGTTTGTTGAGTCTATTAAAGAAGATGTAAAGTGGCTAGGATTTGATTGGGATGGCCTATTCTTTGCGTCTGACTACTTTGACACGATGTATGAAAAAGCAGTTCTTTTGATCAAAAAAGGATTAGCATATGTTGAAGATATGTCTCAAGAAGAAATTCGTGCCTACCGTGGAACGTTAACAGAGCCAGGCAAAGAAAGTCCGTCAAGAAGTCGTTCTGTTGAAGAAAATCTTGATTTATTTGAGCGTATGAAAAATCGAGAGTTTCAGAATGGTGAGAAGGTTCTTCGTGCGAAAATAGATATGGCTTCACCGAACATCAACCTACGTGACCCAGTAATTTATCGCATATCCCATGCAACACATCACAATACAGGTGACAAATGGTGCATTTACCCAATGTACACATTTGCTCATCCTTTAGAGGATGCGATTGAAGGGGTAACTCATTCAATTTGTACCTTGGAGTTTGAAGACCAACGCCCATTTTATGACTGGGTAGTTGAGCAGTGTGAAATGGATGCAACGCCAAGGCAGTATGAATTTGCTCGCTTGAACCTAACAAATACAGTGATGAGTAAGCGCAAACTGAAAATGTTTGTCGATGAAAATATTGTGGACGGCTGGGACGACCCACGTATGCCGACAATCTCTGGCTTACGTAGAAAAGGGTATACACCAGAAGCTATTCGTAATTTCTGTCGTGAAATCGGAGTTTCTCGTGCCTTCAGTACTGTTGATGAGCAAATGTTGGAGCACTTTATTCGTGAAGATTTGAAGCTGAAAGCCCCGCGTACAATGGCCGTATTAGAGCCACTAAAGGTTGTCATAACGAACTATCCAGAGGGCGAAGTAGAGTGGTTAGATGCTGAGATTAATCCAGAAAACGAAGAAATGGGAACACGTAAAATCCCATTTTCACGTGAAATTTATATTGAGCAAGATGACTTTATGGAAGATCCGCCAAGTAAGTACTTTAGACTATTCCCAGGAAATGAAGTTCGCTTAAAGCATGCTTATTTTATCAAATGTGAAGAAGTTGTTAAGGACGAAAGTGGAAACGTTGTTGAGCTTCGTTGTACGTACGATCCTGAAACAAAGAGTGGAACTGGTTTTACTGGTCGTAAAGTAAAAGGAACGTTACACTGGGTAGAAGCTACCCATGCGAAGGCTGCTGAATTTAGGCTTTATGAGCCACTAATCTTAGACGACGCTGGAGACGAAGGTGAAGATAAGAACTTCCTTGAAAAAGTAAATCCGAAGTCCGTCGAAGTATTAAGCGGGTTTGTGGAAGAAAACATGGCTGAGGCTAAAGGGCATGATAAGTACCAGTTCTTCCGTCATGGTTATTTTAATGTAGATCCAAAGTTATCGACGAATGAAAATTTAGTTTTTAACCGGATTGTATCGTTGAAGAGCTCATTCAAACTGTAG
- a CDS encoding response regulator, whose protein sequence is MVNVLLADDHQIVKDGLKIVLQSIPKFAVVDEASNGDELLEKALQCQPNLIISDLKMPGESIIETSKMIKTKLPEVKIIILTAYDDSDDIYQALDSGIDSYIMKDTLPQQILNTIEMVLMGYSCFQPKLNKASKAKSKNSHEQISLTEREREVFELIIDNYTNAHIAERLYISEATVKTHVSSILRKTGQPNRSQAVLYALKTGYVQVS, encoded by the coding sequence TTGGTTAATGTACTGCTTGCAGATGACCATCAGATCGTAAAGGATGGATTAAAAATCGTATTACAAAGTATACCGAAATTTGCAGTAGTTGATGAAGCATCTAATGGAGATGAATTATTAGAAAAGGCACTTCAATGCCAACCGAACCTAATTATTTCTGATTTAAAAATGCCTGGAGAGTCAATTATTGAAACTAGCAAAATGATTAAAACAAAATTACCTGAAGTGAAAATAATTATTTTGACCGCCTATGATGACAGTGACGATATTTATCAAGCTTTAGATAGCGGCATTGACAGTTACATTATGAAGGATACTTTGCCGCAACAAATCCTAAACACGATTGAAATGGTATTAATGGGATACTCATGTTTTCAACCAAAGCTAAATAAGGCATCGAAGGCAAAGAGCAAAAATAGTCACGAACAAATTTCCTTAACAGAACGGGAGAGAGAAGTGTTCGAACTAATTATAGATAACTATACAAATGCTCATATAGCTGAAAGATTGTACATTTCTGAAGCTACCGTAAAGACCCATGTTAGTAGTATCTTACGAAAAACTGGGCAGCCTAACCGCTCACAAGCAGTTCTTTATGCTTTAAAAACCGGATATGTTCAAGTAAGTTGA
- a CDS encoding MTH1187 family thiamine-binding protein: MPILEISVVPVGSSTPSFSSNVSQAVNIIKERGLNYQVTPTATVIEGSLDEIMDCAKQIHQNEIQNGTQRVVTNISIDDRIDKPMSLEHQVEVVDQ; the protein is encoded by the coding sequence ATGCCAATATTAGAAATTAGCGTCGTCCCAGTAGGGTCAAGTACGCCAAGCTTTAGTAGTAATGTTTCACAAGCTGTAAACATTATTAAGGAGCGCGGCCTTAATTACCAAGTAACTCCAACCGCTACGGTTATTGAAGGTAGCTTAGATGAAATCATGGATTGCGCTAAGCAAATCCACCAAAACGAAATTCAAAATGGAACACAACGCGTTGTAACAAATATTTCTATTGATGACCGAATTGATAAGCCGATGTCATTAGAGCATCAAGTTGAGGTTGTTGATCAATAA